GAACCCTGCCGTGTGGGCCTGATCCAGTCCGTAAAGCCGTCGTACGGCTTCGGACTCGCCGCGAAGGTCGAGCATGTCGGGCACGGCCAATTGCATGCGGGCCGCAAGTTCGTAGGATGCGATGCGAGCTTCCAGTTGGTCATCGTGCCCGGCGGCGGCCTGGTGCTGACGGTTCAAGCGAAGCAGCAGATCGAGTCCGTCGCGTTCCGCTCGCTCAGTGAGAAAGGATTCGGACTTGGGGGGGAACAAATCGGGCGCCGGATTTTCGGCGGACGGATTGAGCATGATGCCCTGGTGAGAGGCGGGGAGAAATCCGTTGGTCCAGGCCCCTTTCCCGGTCCAGGGCAGGCCGACCGGGTCGGGCAGCGCGATGAAAGCAGGGAGGTTGCGGTTGGAGGTGCCCAGGGCATAGGAGACCCAAGCGCCCGCCGAAGGAAAGCCAGGCGCCACGAACCCGCTGGTTTGCATGTTGAGCCCGGCGCTGTGCTCGCTGGTGATCGAGGTCATGGCCATCAAGAACGCCATGTCGTCCACGCCACGAGCCATGTGCGGGAAGAGGTTGCTGACCCACCGTCCACACTGGCCGTGTTGCCTCCATTCCCAAGGGCTCTTCATGAGGGGGCCGGGCACGCTGGTCGCGGAAGCTTTAATCCCGAAATCGACGCGCTCGCCGTGCCGGCGAATCAACTCCGGCTTGTAATCGAATGTGTCGCACTGGCTGGCCCCGCCGTTCATGAAGAGCTGAATGACTTGCTTGGCGCGGGGACGCTGCGGAGGCGGCGTGGGCGCCGCGTGAGCGGAGCGATCCTCGCCGGCGAGCAGCCAAGCGAGAGCGGCAGCGCCAAGTCCGTTGCCGGATTTTTCCAGGAAATCCCGGCGCGACCAGCGGTGGAGAGGGTTAGTCGGTGAAAAGGAATTCATTGCTGTTGACCAGAATGCGGCAAAGGTTGGCGAGGCCGTGATCTCGCGCGTAGGACACGAGATCCTGCTGCTGCTCCGCGGAGGGAGACCGGCCCCAGAGCCGGCGGCAGGCCTGGGCGACTTGGTCCTCGAGGCGGCTCTGTTCGCGCGCGAGTTTCTCGGCGAGGCGCGCGCACTGGCGCAGCACGAAACGGTTGTTGAGCAGGGACAGGGATTGCAGCGGCGTAATCGTGACGTTGCGCTTCGGGGTGATGATGGAGGGATCGGAACAATCGAAGGCTTCCAACAGCGGGTCATTGATGTTGCGGATGGAAAAGCGGTAAACGCTTCGTCGAAAACTGGGG
The Verrucomicrobiota bacterium genome window above contains:
- a CDS encoding DUF1501 domain-containing protein produces the protein MNSFSPTNPLHRWSRRDFLEKSGNGLGAAALAWLLAGEDRSAHAAPTPPPQRPRAKQVIQLFMNGGASQCDTFDYKPELIRRHGERVDFGIKASATSVPGPLMKSPWEWRQHGQCGRWVSNLFPHMARGVDDMAFLMAMTSITSEHSAGLNMQTSGFVAPGFPSAGAWVSYALGTSNRNLPAFIALPDPVGLPWTGKGAWTNGFLPASHQGIMLNPSAENPAPDLFPPKSESFLTERAERDGLDLLLRLNRQHQAAAGHDDQLEARIASYELAARMQLAVPDMLDLRGESEAVRRLYGLDQAHTAGFGRNCLIARRLIERGVRFVQVWSGSGLNGASGNWDNHENIGPSSDLEKMARASDQPAAALLRDLKSRGMLDETLVIWTTEFGRTPFNQDGNKGRDHNGHTFVSWMAGGGVKGGVAYGESDPFSYQAAVDKTYCYDQHATILHLLGVDHEKLVFRHNGADRRLTDVHGHVLHPILS